In Hevea brasiliensis isolate MT/VB/25A 57/8 chromosome 13, ASM3005281v1, whole genome shotgun sequence, a single genomic region encodes these proteins:
- the LOC131171968 gene encoding uncharacterized protein LOC131171968, with the protein MFDSTLELITQVASNSLFIFCFCNLIIVIILMGSKPSPNNDQESEVRISSVDNTYSDKKQETVAKHLALGGNKRLIDVAAPSNAREAPAGSNKENAHDDENDEFRRRVEEFIYKVNRGWKAESLRTSCLV; encoded by the coding sequence ATGTTTGATTCCACTCTGGAATTGATCACTCAGGTTGCTTCCAACTCTCTTTTCATCTTCTGCTTCTGCAATTTGATCATAGTCATAATCCTCATGGGATCAAAACCTAGTCCCAACAACGATCAAGAGAGTGAAGTTCGCATTTCATCGGTCGACAACACATATTCAGATAAGAAACAAGAAACAGTGGCTAAACATTTAGCACTTGGAGGAAACAAAAGGTTAATAGATGTTGCCGCACCATCAAACGCCAGGGAAGCACCTGCAGGCAGCAACAAAGAAAATGCCCATGACGATGAAAATGATGAATTTCGCAGAAGAGTTGAAGAATTTATCTATAAAGTCAATAGAGGATGGAAGGCAGAGTCACTGAGAACATCATGCTTAGtctag